The genomic region AAGCTTCGATTGCCTGCCTGAAGCTTCAACAGCAGAAAACATTGCAGCATTCAGATGGAGCTTCAAAATTCAGAGTATAGTTGCGGCCGCTGAGTCGCCATGGCGATGGGCAGCACCCCGACCGCCAACCACCGTCGCATGAGAGCAGCACCACGGCCGCTGAACCTCCATCGCACGGGGGTAGCGTCGCGGCTACCAAGTTGCTGTCACATCGGGGGCAGCTGCTGCTGGCCCCGAGTTGCCCATGCTAAGATAAGGGGGTATGTGTAAAACAGTGCTTAAGTGACTTGTTGGTAATTCCACTATTGATCTCTGCCATCCAGTATATCGATCTAATGGGCCACGGTGGAAGCTTTCAGATTTGCGCTGAATGTTAGTTTTCACTGGATACGTCGCCCTTCTTGAATTGCCAAAGCTATTTGCCTGCAAATATAAACACTTGCATTCCTTAGGAAGATTAAAAATAAGATTCAATCAATGGAGTAAAAAGATGGCGATTTATTACCTTCATTCACAGGCCCTGCGATGGCTTGTAAtgttgccacacttgtggtgggtAGCCTTTGTTGGTGGTGTACAGtgagaagcagcaacaacttcttCTACTGCCAATGGACCATCTTTCACTATTTTACATACAACAGTAACAATTTCTGGAAGACAGTCATGAACACAGGTTGGCGTTCCTCTTTTCCGCGAGGAAAGTAGAATATGGTATTTTATCAAATTCACTTTCACCGGAGGGACAAGCGCGTCGTCCAGCATCTCATATattacctctgttcctaaatataagtcgttGGGGCAGTACAacgacttatatttgggaatggagggagtattctgTACTGTGTGTCAAAGCATTGTGTGCGGGATGAAATAGGCTTGTTCATCAAAGAGATCAATTACCCTAAAAAATCAAAGAGATCAATCAGCTGATGCAAGCTTGCAACTGCATCGACCAGCTCACACTGTTACAATCCTACTTCATCATCTAGGGGACAGGCGTGTTGTCTAGCATCTCGTATATCGCTTCCCGCTGCGGATGCATCTTATCCTTGAGAAGAGAGTGCGGGTCCTTTGCATCCAACATTATCTGGATAACCCCGGGTGTCCTCCACACCTGGCTCCCCTTCATGGCCTTATACGCACCTACCATGTAGTAGCCTCCCAAACCTGAACCAGAGGGACCGTCAGACTTTGGAAGAGCTCCCCCCACCACTGTTCCCAACTTGGACGCTTAGGCGGCAATGCACCCTGGAGGCATGGCCTTCATCGACGAGACCGGCGATGAAGATGGTCGAGCTGGGCTTGTATCCATGTTGCAACATCTGAGCAAAGGCCTGCAGTGCGTAGGAGGCACAGCCATGGTTGGCGAAGGCCCGCATCATCAATGTCCATGTGATGGGATCCTTCTCATGTAACATGTTGAAAACTTGCCAGGCAGAGTGCAGGTCACCGCTCCTTGAATACCTGGTGAGCAGAGCGTTTCCTAAGGAGGTGTCTGACAGGAGACCTCGTGTGGTAGCCAAGCCATGGATTTGCCCAACTTCAACTGTGCTCTCGGATGTAAGCAAGACACTGATCAATGTAAATCTGTCAGGGGATACTGCTGACCCGAGCATGAGAAGAAATAAACGCATGACCTCGCTCTTGTGCTTGTTATTGGCATAGCCATGGATTATGGCATTCCAGCTCACCAGGTCCTTTGCGGGCATAGAATGGAACAATCTCTGAGCCTTGTACATCTGGCCAGCGTTGGCATAAGCAGTGATCATCGCATTCCATGCCGTGGCGTCCCTGTTTTCCGGCATTCTGTCAAAGAACTCTCGTGCCATCGAAACACGGCCGTTCTGCGCTAAGCCTGTGACCATCGTTGTCCAAGAAACAGCATTCCTATCTGGCATCCTCTCGAATAGCCGAACCGCCTCGTCCACGTTCCCAGCACGGAAGAAACCAGAGATCATTATGTTCCAGGAATACACGTTCCTCTGAGGCATCCTGTCGAACAGCTCCATGGCTTCCTGAAAGTGGCCATGGTCGGCATAGGCCCTAACCATGACCGTCCATGTGACCACGTTCCTCTCCGGCATCTGGTCGAACAGCTCCCTCGCCTCCCTCAGCATCCCGCTGCGCACGTACCCCTGTAACATCGCCGTCCATGAGACGAAGTCGCGGGCCGGCATCGCGTCGAACAGCCTGCGCGCCTCCCTCATCATCCCGCTGCGCACGTACCCCTGCAACATCGCCGTCCACGAGACGACGTCGCGGGCCGGCATCACCTCAAACAGACGGCGCGCCTCGTCGACGCGCCCGGCGCGGCAGTACCCTGAGACCATGCGGGTCCACGCGCCGACGCTCTTGACCGCCATTCCGTCGAACAGCCTGCGGGCGTGGTCGACGCGGCCGGCCTTGTAGTACCCGTCAAGCATCACGGTGTCGAGACGGAGGCCGCGGGCGGCCGTGGGCGCCGCGCGGAAGAGCGCCTCCGCGCGCGGGAGGTCTCCGCAGCTCAGGTGGAGTTCGATCAGGTTGGCGTAGGCGACGGCGTCCTCGTGCGGCGTTTCGTCGAACACCGCGCGGGCAGAGCGGCGGCCGCGGTGGGCGGGAAGGGCTGTGTACGGGCTGGGGTGGTTTGCCAGGGCGCCGTGGAGGCGGAGGAATGTGGTCTGGAGGAGCGGCGGCCGGCGCCGCCGGCGAAGCGGCTGGAAGACGCGACCGAGGATCATGCTGTAAGGCGAACCTCTAATGGCGACGGTTTGTTTTGCAGATGACACCGGAATTTTATGCACGTTTAGAAAAATGGCCAACGCTCAGCGCCGGTCGACCGGCAGGAGCGTCGGATCGGTTCCCTCGTGGGCCGTTAGATGGTCTCGCACCCAGCTGTTGGATCAGCATCACTCCCTCATCCACTCTTCTCCTCCTCTCGCGTGCCTCGCACCGCGAAGCCCTTCCCATGCTGTGCTTGTGCGCCCTCGTCCGGCTGTGTTGGTGCAGCATGTTCCTTGGCTCGCCACACTCGCAGTAGCCACAGCCAGCTTGAAGCATGTCGCTTGGCTGTTGCATCTTGTCGTCTCACCGGTTGTAGCATCACGTGTCGGAATGGTCTGATTGCAGCATTGATGGATCTTGGTTTTAGCACCTCGCGTCGCTGATTGAAGCATCGTACGTTGTCAGTTGTAGCATCGGTGTCCGCATGGCCAACACACATATTGAACTAGCCGACGCCTTTTGAACTAGGGAATTCTTCTTTTTGGAGCAGTCAAAAATCTTAAGGGTGATGTCTTTGGGTCGCAAACCATGGAGCCAGGAGAACTCTTATAAAAAGGCGGTCGCGCCATTACCAATGGATACGGGCGTGGCACCAACAAAAAGATCCTTGTCCCGCTCGTTGCAGGGTGATCCAAGCCCAATCCATGGTTTTGTTGGCTCAGTCGAAGCAAACCAAAGCCATTGCAGCATAAGGGCGAAAGCAAACTTCTCAAGATTGAGGATACCGAGGCCACCGAGAAGTTTAGGATTACACACTCATTCCCAATTCATGTTACATTTGCCTCTTGACACCTTGTCACAACCAACCCAAAGGTAGGCACAACAGAGCTTGTCAATATATTCCCAGATCTCGGCAGGAAACTCAAGCAGCGTCATGTGATTGATGGGGATTGTAGTGAGGACCGCTTCGACCAAAATAGCACGACCAGCGGAAGCAACACGCTTCCCGGGCCATAAAGTGAGCTTACTGGCAGCTTTGTCTTTCAGGTGTTGGAAATGGACAACTTTAAGATGAGTCACCGAAAGAGTTAGCCCAAGATATTTCACAGGGAAGACTGCTCTATTGGTTGGGAAGGACTGAAGGATGTCATCAAGGTCTACACCCCCACAATTGATTGGCAAGACACTACTTTTTTGATAGTACGTAATCAATCCAGTGTCCTCGCCGAAAGAGAGCAGGGTGAAAGCGAGAAACTGAATTTCATCCTTGGCCGGGGCAATCGCCACTTCATCAACAGGGTTAGTAGGGGGGTTCTTCCTCCAACAAGGTGCAGCTTCCCTTGTGTCGTTGCCTTGCCGAGGATGTGGTGGAGCGGGTCGATGGCAAGGACAAAAAGCTGGGGGAGAGGGGTTCTTCCTCCAATCGGCTCCCCAGTAAACCCATTTAGCAACATCCTAAGAGGACGAGGAGAGGAGTGTCGAAACCCAATCTCGAAAGCGACTAGGGAAGGGAAGCCATTGTGACGCAACATGTCAATGAGGAAATCCCATCTCACCGAGTCAACCTTTTTCTTGATGTCAAGCTTGAAGGGCAAGGTTGGTGATTTGTTGCAATGCATCCGCCTTCGAGGTTCCTAACGTACACAAATTTATCATGTATACTTCTCTTTCTTGATGAATGCACTAAGAGCTGAGTAGATGAAGTTAttcatgtgtgtgtggggggggggaggtgaGAGACCAACATCTTGGCAATGATTTTAATAATGTCATGAATGATGCTTTTTGGTCTGTATCGagattgttagagttgtgtcgaatagtgtgtacaagttaggttacagttggactctgagttgtattgtgtttagataggatatggagtcgtgtcctaataggacacttgtatcctaggcctctcatatatagcgggggtagacacatgatgtaacctatgccaaaaTAATAGCACCGGaatgcaggggaagccggcggtatgtgtcggtgtccagggcgaccgggtgcggtattgtagcggtgtcatgcatgggaggagcgcccatagtcaggccccggggatgtagccatattagtgaacctcgttaacaaatctcggtgtcgtgctcgtgtgattgcttggttctcggatgatcaacggtatgcctcggatttattctaacagagATATCTTCAACACCGTCTTTTTTGGGGATGTGAGCAGATTGACGGAATTGAGCCAATGAAAACTGATCACATGCAAGTTTGAGAAGCGGTTGACAACCATGAGGATTTCCGGTTTGACAATAAGACCTTAAACAACGCACCAATGAACCCATCTGAGCCCGATGCCTTGTCTCCCGAAAGGTAAAAAACAACAGACTCTACCTCCTCCGAGGCTCGGGAATACAACCCCAATTAAATCGTTTTGCCTAGGCACCCCTTTTTTCATGACGGTTGAGACATGCCTCTAGACAATAACCTTCTTGTGCTCATGGATAGTAACCCACCTAGGGCCATGCTTGAACGGTGTATACTTTTTCTTCTACTTCTATGGTTGATTCAGAGGTCGAAATGTTTAGTGTTTGCGTCGCCCTTCTTCAGATTAATAATTCTGAAGCATTGCCCATTACAAGCACTCTTAAAAATGGCTAAACCAAGCACTCTTCTTTCGAGTCTTTTCTTGAGATCCCGCTCATCCATATAAAAGCACTCTTTTTTTTTTGTTGGGCCATATCGAAGCAAAGGATGACCTCAAGAGCCATGCGCAGCTGCACTAGTGTTGGAGAAGATGGTTTTGCTCCAAGCACGAAGCCGCTGGCTAGTCTTCTTGAGCTTGTGAAAAAGAAGCTGGCAAGGACCAGGTTGGGTGGAAGCTTCATTCCAAGCTTTTTGCACCACAAGCTTGAATCCAGGCATCTTGGTCCCAAAATTCTCAAATTAAGCAGACAGCTACAAGTGCAAGCTACATCTCATAACCGGGTTGTGCATCCTATATAAGGACATGTACTCGACTATTATCATAGTTCAGATGTGGTTATTGAACTTTAAAAGACGTCGTGTACAATCGTACTGATTTTTTATGAAATAGGTTTTTGTCTCGCTTTATATTATTAAGCAAGGCAGTCAAAAGATACAAGGATCGCGGTAATCGTACCGCCACATAAACCATCTGGATGATATATTAGATGACACGTCAGATAGTGGTTTCACAGGCACCAAGATTGCTAAATAAATTAAAAATGTAACGAAAACAAAAGGTAAAAATGCAAGCACAGAAACTATGTAGCCCAAGATAAACTATGAAACATGAATTTTATTTCTTTATTCACGAAGCAAAACTTTGAAACGACCAGCAAAATGCAAAATCGATAATAAATAATCCAGAAACCAGATAAATTCTACCCACACTCAATAGATACAGATGGATGAAATATGAATTACAGCCGAAGAGAGACCCTTTTTTTCTTCCATGGAAAATATTGTAATAAGCATAATctgaaataataataaaattaagcAAACTGAAGGCAAGATCGACTGATGATGGCATGGCGTATGCAGAGAGGCGACGGCGTCTAGACGTAGGCGTGCTTCTCCAGCAGCTTGAGCACCTCCTCCTGGCTGTTGAGCCTCGCCACGTCGATGGCCGTCTTCCCGTCCAGGTTCTGCAGCGTCCTGCATTTCCACCATGATCGAGCTCCATCGTCAGTACTTAGATTACTATGTCAGCGAGCAAGCAGAAGCAGGTGATGTGATCATgcatggcggcggcgcgggagatGAGATCGACGGCTACTCACACGGAGGCGCCGTGGTCGACGAGCAGCGCCACGCACTCCTTGCGGCCGTAGCCGGCGGCGTAGTGGAGCGCGGTGTTCTTGTTCTTGTCCACGGCGtccgcggcggcgccggcctccAGCAGCGCCTGCGCGCACCCGAGCTCGCCGTAGCCGCACGCGAAGTGCAGCCCCCGCCGCCCCTCCGAGTCCTCCTCGTCCTTGTCCACGCCGtcggccagcgccttcttcagCCCCTCCACGTCGCCCACGCTCGCCGTCTGGTGGATGATAGACTCCTCCTCGTACTCACCTTCCTCGCCGGcaacaacctcctcctcctcctctgcctcggcttcagctccggcggcggcgccggatGGACCCACCCCCATTGCGCGGCCGAACTTCTGCAGCGCCTCCGGGTCGTTCCAGTACCTGAATTGAAAACCAAACGGTGTCAAGATTGGTCGACCGCCATTGACGATGCCGTACGCGGAAGGAATGTTGAGGCGGCCGGAGAGCGGCGAGAAGGTCAGGAGGTGGTTACTTCATCATGGCGGCGGGGCCGCCGGACTCGATCTCGTCGAGGATGGGCTTGAGGGAGGGGTCGTCCTTCATGCGGGCGACGCGGGCCTCGAGCTGCTCCTTCTGGGCGGGGTTGGTGAGGCCGCCCAGGACGGAGGACATGGCCGGGTCCTGCATCAGCGCGCTGCCCAGCCGCTCCGCCATGGCCACGAACTGCGGGTTCTGCATCAGCTGCTGCATCGTCGACACGTACTTCTGCGGGTccagcgccgccgccacctcctgcggCGACCGCGCGGACGCcgacgccgccggcgccggcgccaccgTCTTCTGCAGCTGCTCCGCCATCTCGCTGAATGACGGGTCCTTGGCGATCTGCTCCGCCATCTCCTTGATGCTCGGGTCCTGCAGTGCACGCCATGCCACAAAATTCAGGATTCAAATTTGCTCCGTGAAATCGAAGCAAATTATCAACCGATTCAAATTTGTATCTCATGCTTGAAATGAGCAGAGCAAAACAGAGTATTGCAAATTCTGCAGAAACTGTAAAATGCTTCAGTGTAGCTTTGATTACGTTGAGCAAGTTCATCATGGTGGAGAAGTCGAAGGGGCTGGCCGGAGCACCCGCCCGGCGCGCCGCCGTAGCCGCAGGCGGCCGCCGCTgcccctccgccgccgcagccgccggggAAGGCTCCTCCTCGGCCTTAACGCTTGTTTTCTCCTCTGCCGGCGCCGCAGCCGCCGGGGAAGG from Triticum aestivum cultivar Chinese Spring chromosome 4A, IWGSC CS RefSeq v2.1, whole genome shotgun sequence harbors:
- the LOC123087561 gene encoding pentatricopeptide repeat-containing protein At2g35030, mitochondrial; this translates as MILGRVFQPLRRRRRPPLLQTTFLRLHGALANHPSPYTALPAHRGRRSARAVFDETPHEDAVAYANLIELHLSCGDLPRAEALFRAAPTAARGLRLDTVMLDGYYKAGRVDHARRLFDGMAVKSVGAWTRMVSGYCRAGRVDEARRLFEVMPARDVVSWTAMLQGYVRSGMMREARRLFDAMPARDFVSWTAMLQGYVRSGMLREARELFDQMPERNVVTWTVMVRAYADHGHFQEAMELFDRMPQRNVYSWNIMISGFFRAGNVDEAVRLFERMPDRNAVSWTTMVTGLAQNGRVSMAREFFDRMPENRDATAWNAMITAYANAGQMYKAQRLFHSMPAKDLVSWNAIIHGYANNKHKSEVMRLFLLMLGSAVSPDRFTLISVLLTSESTVEVGQIHGLATTRGLLSDTSLGNALLTRYSRSGDLHSAWQVFNMLHEKDPITWTLMMRAFANHGCASYALQAFAQMLQHGYKPSSTIFIAGLVDEGHASRVHCRLSVQVGNSGGGSSSKV
- the LOC123087562 gene encoding ankyrin repeat domain-containing protein 2A; the encoded protein is MATTQEEQKTSVVEAVEQPSPVAAAAPAEEKTSVKAVEEPSPAAAAPAEEKTSVKAVEEPSPAAAAPAEEKTSVKAEEEPSPAAAAAEGQRRPPAATAARRAGAPASPFDFSTMMNLLNDPSIKEMAEQIAKDPSFSEMAEQLQKTVAPAPAASASARSPQEVAAALDPQKYVSTMQQLMQNPQFVAMAERLGSALMQDPAMSSVLGGLTNPAQKEQLEARVARMKDDPSLKPILDEIESGGPAAMMKYWNDPEALQKFGRAMGVGPSGAAAGAEAEAEEEEEVVAGEEGEYEEESIIHQTASVGDVEGLKKALADGVDKDEEDSEGRRGLHFACGYGELGCAQALLEAGAAADAVDKNKNTALHYAAGYGRKECVALLVDHGASVTLQNLDGKTAIDVARLNSQEEVLKLLEKHAYV